In Haloimpatiens massiliensis, the following are encoded in one genomic region:
- a CDS encoding response regulator transcription factor, translating into MGNILLVEDDESLNRGISFKLRKEGYSVFTCRCIKEAKNILKKNNIDLVLLDVNLPDGNGFEFCEFIREKDDTLVIFLTACDQEVDIVNGYDLGADDYITKPFSLMVLISKVRAVLRRKNNKDDEKAIYTGDIAFYTDKFKVFKDKEELILSKTEFKLLKYLISNSGQVITKEQLLNELWDLEGNFVDENTVAVNISRLRKKIEEDPSNPKYIKNIRGIGYTWVERCTIK; encoded by the coding sequence ATGGGGAATATTTTATTAGTAGAAGATGATGAATCATTAAATAGAGGCATAAGCTTTAAACTTCGAAAAGAAGGATATAGTGTTTTTACATGTAGATGTATAAAAGAGGCAAAGAATATTTTAAAAAAAAATAATATAGATCTTGTTCTGTTAGATGTGAATTTACCTGATGGAAACGGTTTTGAATTTTGCGAGTTTATAAGAGAAAAGGATGATACGTTAGTTATATTTTTAACTGCTTGTGACCAGGAAGTAGATATAGTTAATGGATATGACCTGGGAGCAGATGATTATATTACAAAGCCATTTAGTCTTATGGTACTCATATCAAAAGTTAGGGCGGTATTAAGAAGAAAAAATAATAAAGATGATGAAAAAGCTATATATACAGGTGACATAGCTTTTTATACAGATAAGTTTAAAGTTTTTAAAGATAAGGAAGAATTAATTTTAAGCAAAACTGAATTTAAGCTATTGAAATATTTAATATCTAATTCTGGACAAGTTATAACTAAAGAACAACTTTTAAATGAATTATGGGATTTAGAAGGAAATTTTGTAGATGAAAATACTGTGGCAGTAAATATAAGCAGGCTTAGAAAAAAAATAGAAGAAGATCCGTCTAATCCTAAATATATAAAGAACATAAGGGGAATTGGGTACACTTGGGTAGAAAGGTGTACAATAAAATGA
- a CDS encoding ABC transporter ATP-binding protein, with the protein MKILESDLLKKYYGAGDNLVKALDGVSLSIDEGEFVAIVGASGSGKSTLLHILGGLDRPTSGKVVIDGKNIFSMNDNKLAVFRRRKIGFIFQSYNLVPVLNVWENITLPIGLDGKKVDKMYIDDLMNTLGIYEKKKFLTNALSGGQQQRTAIARALATKPAIILADEPTGNLDSKNSAEVINLLKMSIKKYHQTLIMITHDDRIAQMADRVIRITDGKVVNGGNKNE; encoded by the coding sequence ATGAAAATCTTGGAATCAGATTTATTGAAGAAATATTATGGAGCAGGAGATAATCTTGTAAAAGCATTAGATGGCGTTAGTCTCAGTATTGATGAGGGTGAATTTGTTGCAATAGTAGGTGCTTCAGGTTCTGGAAAGAGTACCCTACTTCATATATTAGGAGGTTTAGACAGACCCACTAGTGGAAAGGTGGTTATAGATGGAAAAAATATATTTTCTATGAATGACAACAAACTGGCTGTATTTAGAAGAAGAAAAATAGGATTTATTTTTCAGTCATACAATCTTGTGCCAGTTTTAAATGTTTGGGAGAATATAACACTTCCTATAGGATTAGATGGTAAAAAGGTAGATAAGATGTATATTGATGATTTGATGAATACTTTAGGAATATATGAAAAAAAGAAGTTTCTTACAAATGCGCTTTCAGGAGGACAACAACAGAGAACTGCTATAGCTAGAGCTTTAGCAACTAAGCCGGCTATAATATTAGCAGATGAGCCTACAGGAAATTTAGATTCTAAAAATAGTGCAGAAGTAATTAATTTGCTGAAAATGTCTATAAAGAAGTATCATCAAACTTTAATTATGATTACACATGATGACAGAATAGCTCAAATGGCTGATAGGGTAATTAGGATTACTGATGGAAAAGTAGTTAATGGGGGGAATAAAAATGAGTAG
- a CDS encoding sensor histidine kinase, with the protein MTRYIKREPLLKKVLFIGMTILIINNLIVFYVHFATLNLIHKQHMEFSQELIGKMVNISPEKENEIVKTFFNEGNKKDINDGKKILDKYGYETEIKMWEDVTFRKYFCELARYDFISMILLTVVVICVLTCAVIYFIKKVDKISIAVDSIMDNNFKLNLEDNVEGVFSELSSKIKQMSKALQYNFANLKKEKENIKSLVTDISHQLKTPLASIKLFNSLLIEEELTKGEIQEFLFRSKQEINKLEWLFNSLLKISRMEAGMIELKKELKDIKSTLLRAISEVFIKAQEKNIEINAEEIHSVLVCHDPKWTKEAIFNILENSVKYTENNGHIVITTELMESYLRIDIEDNGIGIPKEEFNDIFKRFYRGKSQRVKYCEGSGVGLYLTRKIFEEQGGSIMVDSMEGRGTKFSLYLQNCK; encoded by the coding sequence ATGACTAGATATATTAAAAGAGAACCTTTACTTAAAAAAGTATTATTTATTGGGATGACCATTTTAATAATTAACAATTTAATTGTTTTTTATGTACATTTTGCAACTTTAAATTTAATTCATAAACAGCATATGGAATTTTCACAAGAGCTAATAGGAAAAATGGTAAATATATCTCCAGAAAAAGAAAATGAAATAGTAAAAACCTTTTTTAATGAGGGAAATAAAAAAGATATAAATGATGGGAAGAAAATATTAGACAAGTATGGTTATGAAACTGAAATAAAAATGTGGGAAGATGTCACTTTTAGAAAATATTTTTGTGAGTTAGCTCGTTATGATTTCATCTCTATGATTTTGCTAACAGTAGTTGTTATTTGTGTATTAACATGTGCAGTTATCTATTTTATAAAGAAAGTAGATAAAATATCTATAGCTGTGGATTCTATAATGGATAATAATTTTAAGTTGAATTTAGAAGACAATGTAGAAGGTGTATTTTCAGAGTTATCTTCTAAAATAAAACAGATGTCAAAGGCCCTGCAATATAATTTTGCAAATTTAAAAAAAGAAAAGGAAAATATAAAATCTTTAGTTACAGATATATCTCATCAGCTTAAAACTCCGTTAGCTTCTATTAAATTATTTAATTCTCTTTTAATAGAGGAGGAGTTAACTAAAGGAGAAATACAGGAATTTTTATTTAGGAGTAAACAGGAAATAAATAAATTGGAATGGCTTTTTAATTCTTTGCTAAAGATATCTAGAATGGAAGCGGGCATGATAGAACTTAAGAAGGAGTTAAAGGATATAAAGTCAACTTTGTTAAGGGCTATTAGTGAAGTTTTTATTAAGGCACAAGAAAAAAATATTGAAATAAATGCAGAAGAAATACATTCTGTGTTAGTTTGTCATGATCCTAAATGGACTAAAGAGGCTATATTTAATATTTTAGAGAACTCAGTAAAGTATACTGAAAACAATGGTCATATTGTGATTACTACTGAATTAATGGAAAGTTATTTAAGGATAGATATTGAAGATAACGGTATAGGGATACCTAAGGAAGAATTTAATGATATATTTAAAAGATTTTACAGAGGAAAATCACAGAGGGTTAAATACTGCGAAGGTTCTGGTGTTGGTCTATATTTAACTAGGAAGATATTTGAGGAGCAGGGAGGAAGTATAATGGTAGATTCAATGGAAGGTAGAGGAACTAAGTTTAGTCTTTACTTACAAAACTGTAAGTAA
- a CDS encoding sensor histidine kinase, whose translation MIKNLNIDDIYAITYEQKGVKKLLYEMNKIYICNVNSMEEDNRINNKFFSQWVHNMKTPVSIIEIIIQKIIENLDYHCFTEKLDDSMLIYKYIEEIREENTKLLDGLDQILNMIRIEDFSKDYIPEAVDLCDSLKKVINQQKNKFIYNKVFPKVLCECKNTKILTDRKWNEFMIGQIISNAIKYSRAGEVEKDVSKFVICRIEREENHIVLNIKDEGIGIPSYDINRVFEAFFTGTNGRRHKQSTGIGLYICKIICGKLGHEISVRSEVKKETEIKIKYLSKS comes from the coding sequence ATGATAAAAAATTTAAATATAGATGATATATATGCAATAACCTATGAGCAAAAAGGAGTAAAAAAGTTATTATATGAAATGAATAAAATATATATATGCAATGTAAATTCTATGGAAGAGGATAACAGAATAAACAACAAATTTTTTTCACAATGGGTTCATAATATGAAAACTCCTGTATCCATAATTGAAATTATAATTCAAAAGATTATAGAAAACTTAGATTATCATTGCTTTACTGAAAAGTTAGATGATTCAATGTTAATATACAAATATATTGAAGAAATAAGGGAAGAAAATACAAAGCTTTTAGATGGTTTAGACCAGATATTAAATATGATACGTATAGAGGACTTCTCAAAGGATTATATTCCAGAAGCTGTGGACTTATGTGATTCATTGAAGAAGGTTATTAACCAGCAAAAAAATAAATTCATATATAACAAGGTTTTTCCAAAGGTGTTGTGTGAATGTAAAAATACGAAAATTCTAACGGATAGAAAATGGAATGAATTTATGATCGGTCAAATTATTTCCAATGCTATTAAGTATAGTAGAGCGGGTGAAGTAGAGAAAGATGTAAGTAAATTTGTGATTTGTAGAATTGAGAGGGAGGAAAATCATATAGTTCTTAATATAAAGGATGAAGGTATAGGTATACCAAGTTATGATATTAATAGGGTTTTTGAGGCATTTTTTACAGGAACTAATGGTAGAAGACATAAACAAAGTACGGGAATAGGATTATACATATGTAAAATAATATGTGGGAAATTGGGACATGAAATATCTGTAAGAAGTGAAGTGAAGAAAGAAACAGAAATAAAAATAAAGTACCTTTCAAAATCGTAA
- a CDS encoding response regulator transcription factor, translated as MYKIFLIEDDGKLQEHIKEYLERYDYQVETVEDYKKVEEQFYSINPDLVLLDINLPYYDGFYFCRIFRRKNTTPIIIISARTAEAEQVMGIELGADDYITKPLSLQILLAKIKACFRRSCGEYVKNNNISINGLTLDESNYKIIYENKELEFSKNECKLIKKLIEDKDKVVTREELLEILWDDTVFVDDNTLTVNVTRVKNKLRDVGIENAIKTKRGVGYFIDSKSIK; from the coding sequence ATGTATAAAATTTTTCTTATAGAGGACGATGGGAAATTGCAGGAACACATAAAAGAATATCTTGAAAGATATGATTATCAAGTGGAAACTGTAGAAGATTATAAAAAAGTAGAGGAACAATTTTACAGTATAAATCCAGATTTGGTTTTATTAGATATAAACCTACCTTATTATGATGGATTTTATTTCTGTCGCATATTTAGAAGAAAAAATACAACTCCAATTATTATTATATCTGCAAGGACAGCAGAAGCCGAACAGGTTATGGGAATTGAATTGGGAGCAGATGATTATATTACAAAGCCCCTTAGTCTTCAAATACTTTTAGCAAAGATAAAAGCATGTTTTAGAAGAAGTTGTGGAGAGTATGTAAAAAACAATAATATCAGTATAAATGGCTTAACGTTGGATGAAAGCAATTATAAGATAATTTATGAAAATAAAGAGCTAGAGTTTAGTAAAAATGAATGTAAATTAATAAAAAAGTTAATTGAGGATAAGGATAAGGTGGTTACAAGGGAGGAATTATTAGAAATCCTATGGGATGATACTGTGTTTGTGGATGATAACACATTAACTGTAAATGTAACAAGGGTAAAAAATAAGTTAAGGGACGTTGGTATAGAAAATGCTATTAAAACTAAGAGGGGTGTAGGCTATTTCATTGATTCTAAATCAATAAAGTAG
- a CDS encoding NUDIX domain-containing protein — MNRYPEPTVGAIIFNPEGKILLCKSHKWGNKYVIPGGHIELGERMEDALKREILEETGLDIYDIKLISLKESVYSDTFYEGKHFIFIDYMCKTDSSNVVLNDEAEEYIWADLKKIEHYDLGGFMRELLLELKNKKESKKCIEIFYNC; from the coding sequence ATGAATAGGTATCCTGAACCAACTGTTGGAGCTATAATTTTTAATCCAGAAGGCAAAATACTTCTTTGTAAATCCCATAAATGGGGAAATAAATATGTAATTCCTGGTGGACATATTGAATTGGGAGAAAGAATGGAAGATGCTTTAAAAAGGGAAATATTAGAGGAGACAGGCTTAGACATATATGATATTAAATTAATTAGTTTAAAGGAAAGTGTATATAGTGATACATTTTATGAGGGAAAGCATTTTATTTTTATAGACTATATGTGTAAGACTGATTCAAGTAATGTTGTTTTAAATGACGAAGCGGAAGAATATATATGGGCAGATTTGAAGAAAATTGAACATTATGATTTGGGTGGCTTTATGAGAGAATTATTACTAGAATTAAAAAATAAAAAAGAATCAAAAAAATGTATAGAAATATTTTATAACTGTTAA
- a CDS encoding ABC transporter ATP-binding protein, whose product MIVVDTKQLTKIYGGKNDSNSTHALNGVDVKIEEGEFVGVMGPSGSGKSTLLNILGGIDKPTSGNVKIMGKNIETLGKDELAIFRRKSLGFVFQDFNLMDSLTLKENVMLPMILDKIKPDVMEKKTKEIMKFFEIQDIANKYPYNVSGGQQQRVAASRALVNDPAIVLADEPTGNLDSKSSNNVMKCLSKMNECMNSTILMVTHDPFAASFCKRIIFIKDGNIHMEIVKKGDRKQFFDEILDCQVIMGGERSDI is encoded by the coding sequence ATGATAGTAGTGGATACAAAACAACTAACTAAGATTTATGGAGGAAAAAATGATAGCAATTCTACTCATGCCTTAAATGGAGTAGATGTGAAAATTGAAGAGGGAGAGTTCGTAGGAGTTATGGGGCCTTCTGGAAGTGGAAAGAGTACACTTTTAAATATTTTAGGAGGCATAGACAAGCCTACATCCGGTAATGTAAAAATTATGGGTAAAAATATTGAAACTTTAGGTAAAGATGAGTTAGCCATATTTAGAAGAAAGAGCCTAGGATTTGTGTTTCAAGATTTTAATCTCATGGATAGTTTAACTTTAAAAGAAAATGTAATGTTGCCAATGATACTGGACAAAATCAAACCCGATGTTATGGAAAAAAAGACAAAAGAAATTATGAAATTTTTTGAAATACAGGATATTGCAAATAAATACCCTTATAATGTGTCTGGTGGTCAGCAGCAAAGGGTAGCAGCAAGTAGAGCACTTGTAAATGATCCTGCTATTGTACTTGCAGATGAGCCTACAGGAAATTTAGATTCAAAGTCCTCAAATAACGTAATGAAATGCCTTAGTAAAATGAATGAATGTATGAATAGCACTATTTTAATGGTAACTCATGATCCATTTGCTGCTAGCTTTTGTAAGAGAATTATATTTATAAAAGATGGGAACATTCATATGGAAATTGTAAAAAAAGGTGATAGAAAACAGTTTTTTGATGAAATACTTGATTGTCAAGTTATTATGGGTGGTGAGAGAAGTGACATTTAA
- a CDS encoding ABC transporter permease — MTFKDIAIKNFRFNIKKYFAYFLCSSFCITVLFMYSTLLFNDSIIKGVSPNLYNTIKSCLIIIGAFCFFFISYAHSSFIKSRSKEFGLFLTLGMTEKDINRIVNIENSIIILGALTLGLLVASVFSRLFFMIVTRILELKNINYTLSYKSYILSIGLFFLIYVAVMFIIKMYIRKLEVTELLKNSRKCVNKKVTHPMLGILGVILIGASFILTYYTILGDIFKHQPFMVVVFMCILGIGLYFIISEFGSLGIKLYKKNITIYFKRIISLNEINYKFNEYKKILYTLSILSSAAIFFIGLTFGFYMTVRDNIMKEYPYDIMYVETLSMNKLYQNKLKEVVNTKENPLNEQKKVNFTTMELHKYYVGKYELWDRNSIIFSESEINKISRKKVHVKKDNAVSCCYRKEKKAWCKEGEILKIKGEDKGKFHEFKVQEEIYENTLNYMATGKYDTLQLIILNDEDYNMMTEKSSKNVGSFNLLKFENWNNTEANLENLITALKKSNGISDNNIWNNIEKRERWDAEGIEVYRPVSKLESYKIDISKYGFLFFVISFMGLLFLISSGVVLYFKVYTDIENEKEKYKKLFKIGITDCEMKRIISKELRPTFFIPIILGSIVGIGYIAIMASNYSMYKKLLLVSIIVSLIYLMLQTSFYFITKRKYLNEILE, encoded by the coding sequence GTGACATTTAAAGATATTGCAATTAAAAATTTTAGATTTAATATTAAAAAATATTTTGCGTATTTTTTATGTAGTAGTTTTTGTATAACAGTTTTATTTATGTATAGCACGCTATTATTTAATGACAGCATAATAAAGGGTGTTAGCCCTAATCTATACAATACTATAAAAAGTTGTCTTATAATTATTGGTGCATTTTGCTTTTTCTTTATAAGCTATGCTCATTCTTCATTTATAAAATCTAGGAGTAAAGAATTTGGATTATTTTTAACTTTAGGTATGACAGAGAAAGATATAAATAGAATAGTAAATATTGAAAACAGCATTATTATTTTGGGAGCTTTAACTTTGGGTTTGTTAGTAGCTTCAGTTTTTTCTAGATTATTTTTTATGATAGTAACTAGAATATTGGAACTTAAGAATATAAATTATACTTTAAGTTATAAGAGCTACATTTTAAGTATAGGATTATTTTTTCTAATATATGTAGCTGTAATGTTTATAATAAAAATGTATATAAGAAAATTGGAAGTAACAGAGCTTTTAAAAAATAGTAGAAAGTGTGTAAATAAAAAAGTTACTCACCCTATGTTGGGAATTTTAGGTGTGATTTTAATAGGGGCTTCATTTATACTAACCTATTATACAATTTTAGGAGATATTTTTAAACATCAACCTTTTATGGTAGTAGTTTTTATGTGTATATTGGGAATAGGATTATATTTTATAATTTCAGAGTTTGGTTCTTTAGGTATAAAATTGTATAAAAAAAATATTACAATATATTTTAAACGAATTATAAGTTTAAATGAGATAAATTATAAATTTAATGAGTATAAGAAAATATTATATACTTTATCCATTTTAAGTAGTGCAGCTATATTTTTTATAGGGTTAACCTTTGGATTTTATATGACAGTAAGGGATAACATAATGAAGGAATATCCTTATGATATTATGTATGTAGAGACTTTAAGTATGAATAAGTTATATCAGAATAAATTAAAAGAAGTGGTGAATACAAAAGAAAATCCACTTAATGAGCAAAAGAAAGTAAATTTTACTACAATGGAACTTCATAAATATTATGTTGGTAAATATGAGCTTTGGGATAGAAATAGCATAATTTTTTCTGAAAGTGAGATTAATAAAATATCAAGAAAAAAAGTTCATGTTAAAAAAGATAATGCTGTAAGTTGTTGTTATAGAAAAGAGAAAAAAGCATGGTGTAAAGAAGGCGAAATTCTAAAGATAAAGGGAGAAGATAAAGGAAAGTTTCATGAATTTAAAGTACAAGAAGAAATATATGAAAATACATTAAATTATATGGCTACGGGTAAATATGATACTTTACAGTTAATTATTTTAAATGATGAAGATTATAATATGATGACTGAAAAGAGTAGTAAAAATGTTGGGTCATTCAATTTATTGAAATTTGAAAATTGGAATAATACTGAAGCTAATTTAGAAAATTTAATTACAGCTTTAAAAAAGAGTAATGGAATTTCTGATAATAATATATGGAATAATATTGAGAAGCGTGAGCGATGGGATGCAGAAGGCATAGAAGTATATAGACCTGTGTCTAAATTAGAGAGCTACAAAATTGATATAAGTAAATATGGTTTTTTATTCTTTGTAATAAGTTTTATGGGGTTACTGTTTTTAATATCTAGTGGAGTTGTATTATATTTTAAGGTATATACAGATATAGAAAATGAAAAAGAAAAATATAAAAAACTATTTAAAATAGGTATTACAGATTGCGAGATGAAGAGGATTATTTCGAAGGAACTAAGACCTACTTTCTTTATTCCTATTATTTTAGGAAGCATTGTAGGAATAGGATATATTGCTATTATGGCTTCTAATTATTCAATGTACAAAAAGTTGCTATTAGTTTCAATTATAGTATCTTTAATATATCTTATGCTACAAACTTCGTTTTATTTTATTACAAAAAGAAAGTATTTAAATGAAATATTAGAGTAA
- a CDS encoding ABC transporter permease, with product MSSILNFSWKNFKCNKRKNILTIITIVLTTCLLTSIGILSNSVRVMNIRGMEERVGKCHGKYSNLNKKQMDTLKNNIKVKEIGQYIFAADVKNKDLGSCIMNFLYMDKTYMEMQNVKLEKGRMPEKSNEIAVERWILERLRVKPEVGEKVHFKYLLRLKDDKKEPIIDEKEFVISGILKENEYARMQYVSNAVVSRNFVENKFNSDDFKTSYYVRLKDNKNIEENILHIGKNLGLSSDDMSINKDYIKSFEIDFETIMPYIVIGLVVILSAIIVIHNIFHISIIDKIRQFGLLGALGATKKQIRKSIMLDGIFMSSIGIPLGILMGYILSYFVIPMVYVENLTIESSPYIILVTIIVSLLTVIISLIKPARMAAKVSPIEAIRFSGAKMKEKNVIKDGEKEISEKKLSYLNLWRNKKRTIMTLLSLTISGVLFMIFSTIIPSMDINQRVKEEIRSDFQMTSMHAQTDDGVSNPFKSGLIKSIKDINGVENVSLLRYTSLKLQDKTILNEKNISCDFYGFDDKMLRDSKKYLSDGKLCLDDLKNKNRVLVVVAENRPCHFKVGEKVRLKKISGNSKGKILEFMVDGIVTKNVEDLGWSHWGGAQFITHKDTFVRTLKDDRPVRLNIDIKEDKYDYVKKSLKSFGNSNVTIMDYREVKEKLENQFRGIKVVSGSIIFVIAIIGILNLINTIITSILARKKEIGMLQAVGLSDRQLIKTLQIEGMYYALISGVVSVTLGTAIGYICYRLFRKKATYAVYKFPLISLISLIVILIAVEILITYLAQRSLKKDSIVDKIRYNE from the coding sequence ATGAGTAGCATATTAAATTTTTCGTGGAAAAATTTTAAATGCAATAAGCGAAAAAATATTCTCACCATTATTACAATAGTGCTAACAACATGCTTGTTGACATCTATAGGCATATTGTCTAATAGTGTTAGAGTTATGAATATAAGAGGAATGGAAGAAAGAGTAGGAAAATGCCATGGTAAATATTCGAATTTGAATAAAAAACAAATGGATACATTAAAAAATAATATAAAGGTAAAAGAAATTGGACAATATATTTTTGCAGCAGATGTAAAAAATAAGGATTTAGGTTCCTGCATAATGAATTTTTTATATATGGATAAAACATATATGGAAATGCAAAATGTAAAATTGGAAAAGGGGCGTATGCCTGAGAAAAGTAATGAAATAGCTGTAGAGAGATGGATACTAGAAAGGCTACGTGTAAAACCAGAGGTTGGTGAAAAAGTACATTTTAAGTATTTACTTCGTCTAAAAGATGATAAAAAAGAGCCTATTATAGATGAAAAGGAATTTGTTATAAGTGGAATTTTAAAAGAGAATGAGTATGCAAGAATGCAGTATGTTTCAAATGCAGTGGTATCTAGAAATTTTGTTGAGAATAAATTTAATTCAGATGATTTTAAAACGTCTTATTACGTAAGACTCAAAGATAATAAGAATATAGAAGAGAACATACTTCATATAGGTAAAAATTTAGGATTATCATCTGATGACATGAGTATAAATAAAGATTATATAAAATCTTTTGAAATAGATTTTGAAACTATAATGCCTTACATTGTTATTGGGCTAGTGGTAATTTTGTCTGCAATTATAGTAATCCATAATATTTTTCATATTTCTATAATTGATAAAATAAGGCAATTTGGTCTTTTAGGTGCATTAGGAGCCACAAAAAAACAGATAAGAAAAAGTATTATGTTAGATGGAATTTTTATGTCAAGTATAGGGATACCCTTAGGTATTTTGATGGGTTATATTTTAAGCTATTTTGTAATACCTATGGTTTACGTTGAAAATTTAACTATAGAATCCTCTCCATATATAATTTTAGTAACAATTATAGTAAGTCTTCTTACAGTAATAATTTCATTAATAAAACCTGCAAGAATGGCGGCAAAGGTATCTCCTATAGAGGCTATAAGGTTTAGTGGAGCCAAGATGAAAGAGAAAAATGTAATAAAAGATGGTGAAAAAGAAATAAGTGAGAAAAAACTTTCATATCTAAATTTATGGAGAAACAAAAAAAGAACTATTATGACATTATTATCCTTAACCATAAGTGGAGTTTTATTTATGATATTTTCAACAATTATTCCAAGTATGGATATAAATCAGCGTGTAAAGGAGGAGATTAGAAGTGATTTTCAAATGACTTCAATGCATGCACAGACTGATGATGGGGTATCTAATCCATTCAAAAGCGGTTTAATTAAAAGTATAAAAGATATAAATGGTGTTGAAAATGTAAGTTTATTAAGGTACACTTCACTTAAATTACAAGATAAAACTATCCTCAATGAAAAAAATATATCATGTGATTTTTATGGATTTGATGACAAAATGTTAAGAGATTCTAAAAAATATTTATCTGATGGAAAATTATGTTTAGATGATTTAAAGAATAAAAACAGAGTGTTGGTAGTAGTGGCAGAAAATAGGCCTTGTCATTTTAAAGTTGGAGAGAAAGTACGTTTAAAGAAAATTAGTGGCAATAGTAAAGGAAAAATTTTAGAGTTTATGGTAGATGGGATAGTAACAAAGAATGTAGAAGATTTAGGCTGGTCCCATTGGGGAGGTGCACAGTTTATAACTCACAAAGATACTTTTGTAAGGACTCTTAAGGATGATAGGCCTGTAAGATTAAATATAGATATAAAGGAGGATAAATATGATTATGTAAAAAAATCTTTAAAGAGCTTTGGAAATAGCAATGTAACCATCATGGATTATAGAGAAGTTAAAGAGAAACTTGAAAATCAATTCAGAGGAATTAAAGTGGTTTCTGGTAGTATAATTTTTGTAATAGCGATTATTGGTATTCTTAATTTAATAAATACAATAATTACTAGTATACTTGCAAGAAAAAAGGAAATAGGTATGCTTCAAGCTGTAGGACTTTCAGATAGGCAGCTTATAAAAACTCTTCAAATAGAGGGGATGTACTATGCCTTAATAAGTGGAGTAGTATCAGTAACTTTAGGAACTGCAATAGGATATATATGCTATAGGTTATTTAGAAAAAAAGCTACCTATGCAGTGTATAAGTTTCCGTTAATTTCGCTTATATCCCTTATAGTTATACTAATAGCTGTAGAAATTTTAATTACTTACTTAGCTCAAAGAAGTCTTAAAAAAGATTCTATAGTAGATAAAATAAGATATAATGAATAG